Genomic window (Streptomyces sp. LX-29):
CGCACGGCGCAGGCGGTGGCAGCGTGAACATCCAGCCCCTGCTTGACGCCCTGGACCTCCAGGAAGACGCCGCCCGGGCCCTGGCCAACGACCTCCGCGCACAAATCAACGACCTGCAGACCCGGCTGCGGGAGGCCGAGATGCACCTGGAGCACCTCGCGATCACCCGCAAGACCATCACCGGCCTCGCCGACCGGCTCCCCGCATCCCCGCCGGAACTGCCCGAGCACCCGGACTACCCCCGCATCCTCGCCGCCTTCAACCACGCGACCGGGCCGCTACGGGCCAAGGACGTCTGCGAAGCCCTCGGCCACGAACTGCTGCCGAAGAACGTCGAAGGCACCCGCGCCAAGCTGAAACGCCTGGTCAAACTCGGGATCCTCACCGAGGCCGACACCGGCAACTTCGCCAGGAAGCAATAGCAGACGGAACCTCCACCAGCGACCTTGCCCCAACCTCAACCGGAAACGGACATCACCTCACGAACCGCCCACTCAGAACCTCGATGCCGTCCCTGCCACCAAAATCGCTGCTCTACGGCGCAGACGGCAGGCCGAGTTCGACGCCTTCCACGCGGCCATTGACGAAGCCGTGGAGCTGCTGCGTGACAAGCTGACCGACGTATCCCTGCCAGAGGCCCACATGCAGTACATCGAACTTGAGATCGAGCGTCGCTTCGAGACTCCGCTGCTTGAGCTGCGCAAGGCCATGAAAAGCGCACGCATCAACACCACGTTCAGCGCCGCCAACCTCAAGTTCGAACTACCGGCCGGCATAGCGGCTGCTGGCGGCGGCGCACTGGCCGGCCAGCCGGTTCTCGGTACGGCCATCGGAGCCGCCATCGCACTGTCCTCCCTCCACAGGCAGGCCGGTCAGGACCGTGGAGACCTCCGCAGCACCTCGCCCGTCGCCAGCTACCTGCTCAGCGTCGAGCAAGCCCTCGCCCCCCGTTCGCTAATTCACCGCCTCACGATGCGCAGCTGAGAGGGCGCCTTTCCTAAGATTCCATCCTTCTCCTACGCCACCGAGGTTGTGCGTCCGGTGAAGGGCGCCTGAAAGAACCCCGGCCTGGCAGCGCTCGCACCGACGTCGTCATCACCGCCCCGGCGATCGACGTGCCGGTGCTGTTTCTCGAGGCGTACAACTGCTACGAGGACGCCGCGCTCATCGCGGCGAAGTTCGATAAGCGCTGGTCCGCGCCCGAGCCTCCCCACGGTTCGGTGCCGCGGCATCCCGTCGGACCTGCTCGTCTTTCACCAGGTCGGCCCGCCCGTGCTGCGGCTTCCTGTTCCGCGCGACGCTGTTCCTGCTCGCACTCGGCTTGGCGGCGGCGAGCGAGGGCGGCGTCACGACGGGGTTACCGATCGCGTTCAGCAGCGACTGACGGACTTCCCAGCCGATGCGCCGGAAGGCTGGGCTGGCCGTGCCGTACTCGCTCGCCCTGCCCTGGGGCAGATGCAGAAAGTCGCCGACCTCACCTGCGAGCACTGGCAGGGCCAGGCCAGGTTTCGGACTGAGGTTCCGGCGGAGCAGCTCGTCGCCGCGCTCACCGTTAACCCGGTGGGCGAGCCGCAGATCGAGGACACCGTCCGCGAGGCCCTGACAGAGCGCGGGCATGACGTGGAGGACGACTCGCCGATGTCCAGGCTGGTCCGTCAGCTCACTGAGTACCGCCCGCCGCTTGCCTACAGCGCGGGCGGGCTGGAGCTTCCCTCCATGGAGCAATGGCCCGGCGGAACGATGATGCGCGAGGCGGCACGATGGGCGACGTACTGGCCCGACTGCCACCACCTCAGCGCCAGCAGCGCCTGGCCATTCCGAGGCGTCACGCCGCTCGGCCCAGTAGGCCCGGGTCGAAGTCTGCGCTGACGGCGGCGTGATCTGAGAGGCCCCGTTGCAGTTCGACCGCTCGCTGTGCTGGCGGTCGAACTGCCAAGGTGAGGAGATCAGCTACAGCGCCGCCCGCTGACGATGCGGAGCGTGCTTGTCTGAAGGGCCCGGCTCTCGCCGGGGCCTTCAGCGTTCATTGGCCGATGCGGCGCGGTGTTACCTCGCCGTTTTAGTAGGTCTTGTAGTCGTAGCGGGACTTCGTCGACCAGGCTGATGGCGCTCTTTGAATCTCCCCAGATGTCGCTCTTGAGCTGGCCAAACCTGCTCAGGTGATCTCCCCACCCATTGCGTGACCTTTCCCGGCGTGTCGAACTGGTGTCGGCGTGTCGTGGAGAGCCTGCGTGAGCACGGAGTTCGGCCTGTTTGAAGGGCCCTGGATGCTCCCTGGGAGGAAGACGTGGATGCTCACGCACTGCGTCGCCAGGGCTGGTCGATCTCGGCGATCGCCCGGCACCTGGGGCACGACCGCAAGACGATCCGCGCCTAACTGAACGGCGAGAGAGTCTCCGGATATCGCCGCCAGCCGCCTGACGCGTTCATGCCCTTCCTGGAGTACTGCCGCCAACGGCTCACCGACGACCCTCACTTGTGGGCATCGACGCTCTTCGATGAAGTGGTGGAGCTCGGCTACGCAGGCGGATACTCCACCTTCACGCGGGCCCTGCGGCGATACAAAGCTCGTCCGCACTGCGAACCATGCCGGACCTCGAGCGGCCGCGACGTGGCGATCATCGCGCACCCACCGGGCGAGGAGATCCAGTTCGACTGGGTTGAGCTCCCGGACCCGCCCGCGGAGTGGGGCGTCGGCGCCATCGCGCATCTCCTGGTCGGTGCCCTGGCTCACTCGGGACGATGGCGGGCCGTGCTGGCGGAGGCGGAGACCTTCCCGCACCTGGTTCAGGCCATCGACGCCGTGCTGCGACGCCTGAGCGAAACGGCCCGGAGGTGGCGGTTCGACCGGATGGCCACCGTCTGCCACCCGCCGACCGGACGGATCCTGCCGACCTTCGCCGCCGTCGCGAAGTACTACGGAGCTGGCGTCGATATCTGTCCGCCGCGACGGGGAAACCGCAAGGGTGTCGTCGAGAAGGCCAACCACTCAGCGGCCCAACGCTGGTGGCGAACCGTCCCGGATGGCATCAGCATCGAGGCAGGTCAGAACGGCGTGGACAAGCTGGCCGTTCAGATGGACGGCCGCAAACGCAAGCTCGACGGGGCTTCGACCACAGTCTCCGAGCTTGCGGAAGCCGAGCCGCTGCTGGAACTGCCAAGCCGCCCGTTCCCGGCCGAGCTGGAGCAGACCCGCGTCGTCAGCCCGCAAGGACTCGTCTCCTTCGCCGGCAACCACTACTCCGTCCCGCCCGGGCCGACCGGCGCCCACGTCACGGTCCGGATCCGCCTCGGCGAGGACGACCTGCATGTGGTCACCGCCGGCCGCGCGGTCATCGCCCACCACCACCGGGCACCGGACGGAGCCGGGCAGACCATCCGCGACGCCGGACACGTCATCGCCCTCGAACGAGCCGTACTCGCCTCGTTCTCCGACAAAGCCCCCTGCCGAACCAAAGTCCGGAGGCCTCCATCGGCCGCGGCCCAGGCGGAAGCCGAAAAGCTTCGCGGCCGACCTGAAACAGACGTCGCGAACCGGGTCGTGATCGACCTGACACACTACGCCGCCGTCGCCGACCGGCTCCGGCAGGCCCCCACCCACGAAGACCAGGAGCGCGAGAGTGAATGACACCATGCCGATGAGCGAGGCACGCCGCTACCAGCAGCTGCGAGGCCACCTGTCCTATCTGAAACTCAACGACGCCGCCGAAGCCCTTCCCCGTGTCCTGGACCAGGCCCGAGCCGAGCGAATGACCCTCACCACCGCCCTGGAGAAACTCCTCGAGATCGAAGTCGAGGCGACCGAAGCCCGCAAACTCTCCTCCCGCCTGAGGTTCGCCTGCCTGCCAGACCCGTGGACCTTGAACGACTTCGACTTCGCCGCCCAGCCCGGCGTCGACGAGAAGCTCATCCGCGACCTGGCAACCCTGCGGTTCCTCGACAACGCCTCCAACGTCCTGCTGGTCGGCCCGCCTGGCGTCGGCAAGACGATGCTGGCCGTCGCACTCGCCCGCTCCGCGGTCGACGCTGGCCACCGCGTCTACTTCACCACCGCCGCCGAACTCGCAGCCAAGTGCCACAAGGCCGCCCTCGAAGGCCGCTGGTCAAGCATCATGAGGTTCTTTGCCGGGCCTCGCCTGCTCGTGATCGATGAACTGGGCCATCTTCCGCTTCCGGGTGACGGCGCTTCGGCCCTCTTCCAGGTGATCAATCAGAGGTATCTGAAGTCGAGCACGATCCTCACGACCAATGTCGGTATTGCCAAAGCGCACATGTTCCGGCGAACCCGTGCCAGGTGCTGCCGAAACTTCACGGGTTCGACAGTGTCGAGGAGGCTTCCCAGTCGCCTCGATGTTCGCGCCACGCGGTCCTGAGGGCTTCGAGCTCGGTGCGGGGGAAGTGCTCACCCCACTTGCCGCGGTATGCGCTCTCGCCGTACTCCCTCACGACCTCGTCGAAGCATCGGATCACTGCTCGGGCCACGACGTCGATGTCCTGGTGGGTGGACCAGATCTCGGTCCCCTTGTTGTCGTGGTCACTGCCGTGGGCCAGCTCCAGTAGGCGAATCCACACGTCGGTGCCGTCACGGTAGAAGATCCACCGGAAGGCGGCGGGCTCGGCCTCGAACTGTGCTCGGGACTCGGTTTCGCCGGCGATCAGACGTGTCACTGCCGTCAAGAGATCTTCGGGGGCAGCGGTGATATAGGAGGCCGTGACTTCGGCTTCCGCCTGTTGGTCGCTGACGATGCAATCGGCCCAACCATGTCCGGACAGGACCCAGGCGAGACGCAGGTGGGCCATCCTCATTCCCTTCTCCAGTCACGGATTCCCTGCGCTGACCACCGATGGACCTCGCACACATCAGAGTCTGAGGGATGGC
Coding sequences:
- a CDS encoding helix-turn-helix domain-containing protein, translating into MDAHALRRQGWSISAIARHLGHDRKTIRA
- a CDS encoding IS21 family transposase; the encoded protein is MPFLEYCRQRLTDDPHLWASTLFDEVVELGYAGGYSTFTRALRRYKARPHCEPCRTSSGRDVAIIAHPPGEEIQFDWVELPDPPAEWGVGAIAHLLVGALAHSGRWRAVLAEAETFPHLVQAIDAVLRRLSETARRWRFDRMATVCHPPTGRILPTFAAVAKYYGAGVDICPPRRGNRKGVVEKANHSAAQRWWRTVPDGISIEAGQNGVDKLAVQMDGRKRKLDGASTTVSELAEAEPLLELPSRPFPAELEQTRVVSPQGLVSFAGNHYSVPPGPTGAHVTVRIRLGEDDLHVVTAGRAVIAHHHRAPDGAGQTIRDAGHVIALERAVLASFSDKAPCRTKVRRPPSAAAQAEAEKLRGRPETDVANRVVIDLTHYAAVADRLRQAPTHEDQERESE
- a CDS encoding ATP-binding protein translates to MNDTMPMSEARRYQQLRGHLSYLKLNDAAEALPRVLDQARAERMTLTTALEKLLEIEVEATEARKLSSRLRFACLPDPWTLNDFDFAAQPGVDEKLIRDLATLRFLDNASNVLLVGPPGVGKTMLAVALARSAVDAGHRVYFTTAAELAAKCHKAALEGRWSSIMRFFAGPRLLVIDELGHLPLPGDGASALFQVINQRYLKSSTILTTNVGIAKAHMFRRTRARCCRNFTGSTVSRRLPSRLDVRATRS